A single Cupriavidus sp. D39 DNA region contains:
- a CDS encoding YSC84-related protein, with protein MERRSFLTVGAGLVLASAGLGLGACTTTPDTPTDKSAKRREIDGGVDGALNKLYATASGSRELANRARGILVFPNTLSAGFVVGGEYGDGALRAGGANRGYYRIISGSVGWQIGAQSKAIILMFMTQDALDKFVASQGWTAGVDATVALAKIGANGVLDTNTAQQPIVGFVVTNAGLMAGLSLEGSKITRLDM; from the coding sequence ATGGAACGCAGATCGTTTTTGACGGTAGGAGCTGGACTGGTGCTGGCAAGCGCAGGCCTGGGGCTGGGTGCCTGTACCACCACGCCCGACACGCCGACGGACAAGTCCGCCAAGCGTCGGGAAATCGACGGCGGCGTCGACGGCGCCCTCAACAAGCTGTATGCCACGGCAAGCGGCTCGCGCGAACTGGCTAACCGGGCGCGCGGCATCCTGGTCTTCCCCAACACACTCTCGGCGGGCTTCGTCGTTGGCGGCGAGTATGGCGACGGCGCGCTGCGCGCCGGCGGCGCCAACCGCGGCTACTACCGCATCATCTCGGGCTCGGTCGGCTGGCAGATCGGCGCGCAGTCCAAGGCCATCATCCTGATGTTCATGACCCAGGACGCGCTCGACAAGTTCGTCGCCAGCCAGGGCTGGACCGCCGGCGTGGACGCCACCGTGGCGCTGGCCAAGATCGGCGCGAACGGCGTGCTGGACACCAATACCGCCCAGCAACCGATCGTCGGCTTCGTGGTGACCAACGCAGGCTTGATGGCCGGCCTGTCGCTGGAAGGCTCGAAGATCACCAGGCTCGACATGTAA
- a CDS encoding DUF6388 family protein: MQLAHERFLADNPEVVALLKVITPRHARAVGMSVEAFQLSELERAIGREARLRRLTVEELLLVYLGERAAPAPRR; encoded by the coding sequence TTGCAACTGGCCCATGAGCGTTTTCTCGCCGACAACCCCGAAGTGGTGGCGCTGCTCAAGGTCATCACCCCGCGCCACGCGCGCGCCGTCGGCATGAGCGTGGAAGCCTTCCAGCTCTCGGAGCTGGAGCGCGCGATTGGCCGCGAAGCCAGGCTCCGGCGCCTCACTGTCGAGGAGTTGCTGCTGGTGTACCTGGGCGAGCGCGCGGCGCCGGCGCCACGGCGCTAG
- a CDS encoding cytochrome P450/oxidoreductase, with product MEQQAWPTPPNPHASGCPVDHSLLAAQRSPTGCPVSPGAAGFDPFEDGYQQDPPEYVRWAREQEPVFYSPKLGYWVVTRYEDIKAIFRDNLTFSPSIALEKITPTGPQANAVLASYGYAMNRTLVNEDEPAHMPRRRVLMAPFTPAELKHHEPMVRKLARDYVDRFVDDGRADLVDQMLWEVPLTVALHFLGVPEEDMDLLRKYSIAHTVNTWGRPKPQEQVEVAHAVGNFWQLAGKILDKMRQDPSGPGWMRYGIRKQVEYPQIVTDSYLHSMMMAGIVAAHETTANATANAMKLLLQHPRAWQEICEDPALIPNAVEECLRHNGSVAAWRRLATRDVQVGGVDIPAGSKLLIVTSSANHDERHFADADLFDIRRENASDQLTFGYGAHQCMGKNLARMEMQVFLEELTRRLPHMRLAEQQFTYVPNTSFRGPEHVWVEWDPKQNPERANPALLDVQVPVRIGEPLGHAISRPVVVASATQAAEGIVRLRLVSPDGQPMPRWAPGSHIDVECGDTGLSRQYSLCGDPDDSGALEIAVLREAHGRGGSAWVHDRVKAGDRLKIRGPRNHFRLDEAAGKLILIAGGIGITPVSAMARRAKALGMDYALHYSGRSRASMALLDELIALHGDRLHVYAKDEGRRNDFASLLGQPEADTQIYACGPAHMLAALQVHCAGWPGDALRIEHFESALATLDPGQEQAFEAELKDSGIVVTVAPGQTLLAALRAANIDMQSDCEEGLCGSCEVRVLAGEIDHRDVVLTRAERQANSKMMSCCSRAKCQRIVLEL from the coding sequence ATGGAGCAACAAGCATGGCCAACGCCCCCCAATCCACACGCCTCGGGATGTCCCGTTGACCATAGCTTGCTGGCGGCGCAGCGCTCGCCCACCGGCTGCCCGGTCAGCCCGGGCGCCGCCGGCTTCGATCCCTTCGAGGATGGCTACCAGCAGGACCCGCCAGAGTACGTGCGCTGGGCGCGCGAGCAGGAGCCGGTCTTCTACAGCCCCAAGCTGGGCTACTGGGTGGTGACGCGCTACGAGGACATCAAGGCGATCTTCCGCGACAACCTCACCTTCAGCCCGTCCATTGCGCTGGAGAAGATCACGCCGACGGGGCCGCAGGCCAACGCCGTGCTGGCGTCCTACGGCTACGCGATGAACCGCACGCTGGTCAACGAAGACGAGCCCGCTCACATGCCGCGCCGCCGCGTGCTGATGGCGCCGTTCACGCCCGCGGAACTCAAGCATCACGAGCCCATGGTGCGCAAGCTCGCGCGCGACTACGTCGACCGCTTTGTCGACGACGGCCGCGCCGACCTGGTCGACCAGATGCTGTGGGAAGTGCCGTTGACCGTGGCGCTGCATTTTCTCGGCGTGCCCGAGGAAGACATGGACCTGCTGCGCAAATACTCCATCGCGCATACGGTCAACACCTGGGGACGGCCGAAGCCGCAAGAGCAGGTAGAAGTCGCGCACGCCGTGGGCAACTTCTGGCAGCTGGCCGGCAAGATCCTCGACAAGATGCGGCAGGACCCGTCCGGCCCGGGCTGGATGCGCTACGGCATCCGCAAACAGGTGGAGTATCCGCAGATCGTCACCGACTCCTACCTGCACTCGATGATGATGGCCGGCATCGTCGCCGCGCATGAAACCACCGCCAACGCCACGGCCAATGCCATGAAGCTGCTGCTGCAGCATCCGCGCGCATGGCAGGAGATCTGCGAGGACCCCGCCCTGATCCCCAACGCGGTGGAGGAATGCCTGCGGCACAATGGCTCGGTGGCCGCGTGGCGGCGCCTGGCCACGCGCGACGTGCAGGTTGGCGGCGTGGACATTCCCGCCGGCTCCAAGCTGCTGATCGTGACGTCCTCGGCCAATCACGACGAGCGGCACTTCGCCGATGCGGACCTCTTCGACATCCGCCGCGAGAACGCCAGCGACCAGCTCACCTTCGGCTATGGCGCTCACCAGTGCATGGGCAAGAACCTGGCGCGCATGGAGATGCAGGTCTTCCTGGAGGAACTCACGCGGCGCCTGCCCCATATGCGCCTGGCCGAGCAGCAATTCACCTACGTGCCGAACACCTCGTTCCGCGGGCCCGAGCACGTGTGGGTGGAATGGGACCCGAAGCAAAACCCCGAGCGCGCCAACCCCGCGCTGCTGGATGTACAGGTGCCGGTGCGCATCGGCGAGCCTTTGGGGCATGCAATCAGCCGGCCGGTGGTGGTGGCCAGCGCGACGCAAGCGGCCGAGGGCATCGTGCGGCTGCGCCTGGTGTCGCCCGATGGCCAGCCGATGCCGCGCTGGGCGCCGGGCTCGCATATCGACGTGGAATGCGGCGACACCGGCCTGTCGCGGCAATACTCGCTATGCGGCGACCCGGACGACAGCGGCGCGCTGGAGATCGCCGTGCTGCGGGAGGCGCATGGCCGCGGCGGCTCCGCGTGGGTGCATGACCGCGTCAAGGCCGGCGACCGGCTCAAGATCCGCGGCCCGCGCAATCACTTCCGGCTGGATGAGGCCGCCGGCAAGCTGATCCTGATCGCCGGGGGCATCGGCATCACGCCCGTCAGCGCCATGGCCCGCCGCGCGAAGGCGCTCGGCATGGACTACGCCTTGCACTACAGCGGGCGCTCGCGTGCGTCCATGGCGCTGCTCGACGAGCTCATCGCGCTGCATGGCGATCGCCTGCATGTCTACGCCAAGGATGAAGGACGGCGCAACGATTTCGCCAGCCTGCTCGGGCAGCCCGAAGCGGATACGCAGATCTACGCCTGCGGCCCCGCGCACATGCTCGCAGCGCTGCAGGTGCATTGCGCCGGCTGGCCCGGCGATGCGCTGCGCATCGAGCATTTCGAGTCCGCGCTGGCCACGCTGGATCCCGGCCAGGAGCAAGCATTCGAAGCCGAGCTGAAGGACTCCGGCATCGTCGTCACGGTCGCCCCGGGCCAGACGCTGCTGGCCGCGCTGCGCGCCGCCAACATCGACATGCAGAGCGATTGCGAGGAAGGCCTGTGCGGCTCGTGCGAGGTGCGCGTGCTGGCCGGCGAAATCGACCACCGCGACGTGGTGCTCACGCGCGCGGAGCGGCAGGCCAACAGCAAGATGATGAGCTGCTGCTCGCGCGCCAAATGCCAGCGGATCGTGCTGGAGCTATGA
- a CDS encoding AraC family transcriptional regulator yields the protein MTRLDKRDTHAPVTAEPKGIVDPLGTQRRIRLGRYLPSAALAPFVEHYWIVEWDLAGQPPQVQRALPYPNANLVFDRGQTAIFGVVRGVFDRKLEGTGHVLGVRYRVGGLRPLLDEPISALTDATRPARALLRCDEPRAETLVLDAGSDEAMVSAAESLLSGALPAPDPTVDMLQRVMAHAASAEGPASVEALAQYAGMGVRALQRMFQEYVGVSPKWVLRRYRLQEAAWRLARGEAVGLAQLAAELGYFDQAHLTRDFTRLVGVSPGDYQRSQQAPGRQR from the coding sequence ATGACCCGATTGGACAAACGCGACACGCATGCGCCCGTCACCGCCGAACCCAAGGGCATCGTCGACCCGCTCGGCACGCAACGGCGCATCCGGCTCGGCCGCTATCTGCCGTCGGCTGCGCTGGCGCCCTTCGTCGAGCACTACTGGATCGTCGAATGGGACCTGGCGGGCCAGCCGCCGCAGGTACAGCGCGCATTGCCCTACCCCAACGCCAACCTGGTGTTCGACCGCGGCCAGACGGCCATCTTCGGCGTGGTGCGCGGGGTCTTCGATCGCAAGCTGGAAGGCACGGGCCATGTGCTCGGCGTGCGCTATCGCGTGGGCGGCCTGCGCCCTTTGCTGGATGAGCCGATCAGCGCGCTGACCGATGCCACGCGGCCTGCACGCGCTTTACTGCGGTGCGACGAACCGCGCGCGGAAACGTTGGTGCTCGATGCCGGCAGCGACGAGGCCATGGTCAGCGCCGCGGAATCCCTGCTGTCCGGCGCGCTGCCTGCGCCCGACCCCACGGTGGATATGCTGCAACGCGTGATGGCACACGCCGCCAGCGCTGAAGGGCCGGCCAGCGTGGAAGCCTTGGCGCAGTACGCGGGCATGGGCGTGCGGGCGCTGCAGCGGATGTTCCAGGAGTACGTAGGCGTGTCGCCCAAATGGGTGCTGCGCCGCTACCGTCTGCAAGAGGCCGCATGGCGGCTGGCGCGCGGCGAGGCGGTCGGGCTGGCGCAACTCGCCGCCGAGCTGGGCTATTTCGACCAGGCCCACCTGACGCGCGATTTTACGCGCCTGGTAGGCGTATCGCCGGGCGACTACCAGCGCTCGCAACAGGCGCCGGGCCGCCAGCGCTGA
- a CDS encoding aldo/keto reductase: protein MKTVSLPGGESVAALGMGTWNMGDQPAARAEELATLRLGLDLGLTLIDTAEMYGDGRSEELVGEAIAGRRDEVFLVSKVYPHNAGRTSAVAACERSLRRLGTDRLDLYLLHWRGGVPLAETMEAFMALRKAGKIRHFGVSNLDLDDMRALWRVPGGKEVAANQLLYNLTRRGIEWDLLPWLREHGVPLMAYSPIEQATLLRNPRLARFAQKYDISPVQAVLAWLLAQQSVIAIPKTSHRERLRENHGALALQLCAQQLAELDAAFPPPDGPRPLAML from the coding sequence TGGAACATGGGCGATCAGCCCGCCGCGCGCGCGGAAGAGCTCGCCACGCTACGCCTCGGGCTGGATCTTGGCCTGACCCTGATCGACACCGCCGAGATGTATGGCGATGGCCGCTCCGAGGAACTGGTGGGCGAAGCCATCGCCGGGCGGCGCGACGAGGTCTTCCTGGTCAGCAAGGTGTACCCGCACAACGCCGGGCGCACCAGCGCGGTGGCCGCCTGCGAGCGCAGCCTGCGCCGCCTGGGCACCGACCGCCTCGACCTGTACCTGTTGCACTGGCGCGGCGGCGTGCCGCTGGCAGAGACCATGGAAGCCTTCATGGCGCTGCGCAAGGCGGGCAAGATCCGGCACTTCGGCGTCAGCAACCTCGACCTGGACGATATGCGCGCGCTGTGGCGCGTGCCCGGCGGCAAAGAGGTGGCGGCCAATCAGTTGCTCTACAACCTCACGCGGCGCGGCATCGAGTGGGACTTGCTGCCCTGGCTGCGTGAGCATGGCGTTCCCCTGATGGCTTATTCGCCGATCGAGCAGGCCACGCTGCTGCGCAATCCCCGGCTTGCGCGCTTTGCCCAGAAGTATGACATCAGCCCGGTGCAGGCGGTGCTGGCCTGGCTGCTGGCGCAGCAGAGCGTCATCGCGATTCCCAAGACCAGCCATCGCGAGCGCCTGCGCGAGAACCACGGCGCGCTCGCGCTGCAACTCTGCGCGCAGCAACTGGCCGAGCTGGACGCTGCCTTCCCGCCACCGGACGGCCCGCGCCCGCTGGCAATGCTGTGA
- a CDS encoding glutathione S-transferase family protein: MSQPELTLFHSPNTRSTGALTLLEELGVPYRLHPLNMKAGEQREPAYLAINPMGKVPAIRYGDALVTEQAAVFIFLADLFPQARLAPALTDPLRGPYLRWMAFYGSCFEPALVDRSQQRETPRAMCPYGDYDTTIGTLLGQLEKGPYLLGDTFTAADVLWGTALTWTTMFKLVEATPVVQAYIDRINARPAVARARAIDAKLAAEQAGQGG, from the coding sequence ATGTCCCAGCCTGAACTGACCCTGTTCCATTCACCCAATACGCGTTCCACCGGCGCGCTGACCCTGCTTGAGGAACTCGGCGTGCCGTATCGTCTCCACCCGCTCAACATGAAGGCCGGCGAGCAGCGCGAGCCGGCTTACCTGGCCATCAATCCGATGGGCAAGGTGCCGGCCATCCGCTATGGCGATGCGCTGGTGACGGAGCAGGCGGCGGTGTTCATCTTCCTGGCCGATCTGTTCCCGCAGGCCAGGCTGGCGCCCGCGCTGACCGATCCGCTGCGCGGGCCTTACCTGCGCTGGATGGCGTTCTACGGTTCCTGTTTCGAGCCGGCACTGGTGGACCGCTCGCAGCAGCGCGAAACGCCGCGCGCGATGTGCCCCTACGGCGATTACGACACCACCATCGGCACGCTGCTGGGCCAGCTGGAAAAAGGCCCCTACCTGCTGGGCGACACCTTCACCGCGGCCGACGTGCTGTGGGGCACCGCGCTGACTTGGACCACCATGTTCAAGCTGGTCGAGGCGACGCCGGTGGTGCAGGCCTATATCGACCGCATCAACGCGCGCCCGGCGGTGGCGCGGGCGCGTGCCATCGATGCCAAGCTGGCAGCAGAGCAAGCCGGGCAGGGCGGCTGA
- a CDS encoding IclR family transcriptional regulator: protein MTVLKGLANLGGRASLTALAAHIGESPAKVHRYLASLIDEGLVAQESASQQYFLGVEAMLIGLAAMRQVDPIRIAEPSLIRLRESLDVTCFVAVMGNKGPTIVRFEEPGLPVTVNVRVGSVMPMLWSATGRALLGLLDEPRVRAMAEEELAAAPADLRAQLDRDDPIGALRREVQAAGCAVVRDTNLKGISAVAAPLYDYTGRICAVLTALGATGGFDASMDGPIAVAVRHEAQVASGLLGYGAAPPPGGGA, encoded by the coding sequence ATGACGGTGCTCAAGGGGCTGGCCAACCTGGGCGGGCGTGCCAGCCTGACCGCGCTGGCCGCGCATATCGGCGAGAGCCCGGCCAAGGTGCACCGCTACCTGGCCAGCCTGATCGATGAGGGGCTGGTGGCGCAGGAGTCGGCGTCGCAGCAGTATTTCCTGGGCGTGGAGGCCATGCTGATCGGCCTGGCGGCGATGCGGCAGGTCGATCCGATCCGGATCGCCGAGCCGTCGCTGATCCGCCTGCGCGAAAGCCTGGACGTGACCTGCTTTGTGGCGGTGATGGGCAACAAGGGCCCGACCATCGTGCGTTTCGAGGAGCCGGGGCTGCCCGTGACGGTCAATGTGCGGGTAGGGTCGGTGATGCCGATGCTATGGTCGGCCACGGGCCGCGCCCTGCTGGGCTTGCTGGACGAGCCGCGCGTGCGCGCAATGGCGGAAGAAGAACTCGCGGCGGCGCCGGCGGACCTGCGCGCGCAACTGGATCGCGATGACCCCATCGGCGCACTGCGGCGCGAAGTGCAGGCCGCCGGGTGCGCGGTGGTGCGCGATACCAACCTAAAGGGCATCAGCGCCGTGGCGGCGCCGCTGTATGACTACACGGGCCGCATCTGCGCGGTGCTCACCGCGCTGGGCGCCACCGGCGGCTTCGATGCGTCGATGGATGGGCCGATCGCCGTGGCCGTGCGCCATGAGGCGCAGGTCGCCAGCGGATTGCTGGGCTACGGCGCGGCGCCGCCGCCGGGCGGCGGCGCTTGA
- a CDS encoding GFA family protein yields MPGAHYTGGCHCGAVRYEVDADLAGAIECNCSLCSKRGFIWSFTPADQFTLTEGAQATRTYKFNKHVIDHRFCETCGVEAYALGSMPDGSRVAAINVRCLDGVDLAQLHPKKLDGASA; encoded by the coding sequence ATGCCAGGAGCCCATTACACCGGCGGCTGCCATTGCGGCGCCGTACGCTATGAGGTGGATGCCGATCTTGCCGGCGCCATCGAGTGCAACTGCTCGCTGTGCAGCAAGCGAGGATTTATCTGGTCGTTCACGCCGGCCGATCAGTTCACCTTGACCGAGGGCGCGCAGGCTACGCGCACGTACAAGTTCAACAAGCATGTGATCGATCATCGCTTCTGCGAGACCTGCGGCGTGGAGGCCTATGCGCTGGGCAGCATGCCCGACGGCTCGCGCGTGGCGGCCATCAATGTGCGCTGCCTCGATGGCGTCGACCTGGCGCAGCTGCATCCGAAGAAGCTCGACGGCGCCAGCGCGTAA
- a CDS encoding MFS transporter — protein sequence MSTTPLAQGPCDDAMLRAGPGGPPCARADEPWVLAATILASSMAFIDGTVVNVALPAVQKDFDASLSGMQWAVEAYALLLAALLLVGGASGDRFGRRRVFALGVAIFAASSAWCGLAGNIGHLVAARAAQGVGAALLVPGSLALLSASFDASRRGKAIGTWSGATAMTTALGPVVGGWLIEHLSWRAAFLVNLPLAVAVLAIVFWRVPESRAPQQAGGLDWPGSLLAALGLGGLVYGLIESPALGWGHPAVWMPLAAGLVALGLFVLVEARVANPVMPPALFRSPAFLGANLLTLLLYAALGGGLFFFPLNLIQVQGYSSTQAGAALLPFILLMFLLSGWAGGLVDRHGARKPLIVGPLVAAAGFALFALPTAGASGGSYWLTFFPAVLVLGAGMTISVAPLTTTVMNAVPPGSAGTASGINNAAARVATLLAIAVLGIVMVRVFDYRLDRSLGQSVASGAVSAQVARSVRAQRAKLAAIALPAATDPQAKAAVRQAVDGAFVAGFRWVMLLSALLAASGAACAWVFLSPARGKTGTGNAGS from the coding sequence ATGTCCACCACGCCGCTGGCCCAGGGCCCGTGCGACGACGCAATGCTGCGGGCCGGCCCCGGCGGGCCACCCTGCGCCCGGGCTGACGAGCCGTGGGTGCTGGCTGCCACCATCCTGGCGTCCAGCATGGCCTTTATCGATGGCACCGTGGTCAACGTGGCCCTGCCCGCGGTGCAAAAGGACTTCGACGCCAGCCTGAGCGGCATGCAGTGGGCGGTGGAAGCCTATGCCTTGCTATTGGCGGCGTTGCTGCTGGTGGGCGGCGCCTCCGGGGACCGCTTTGGCCGCCGCCGCGTCTTTGCGCTGGGCGTGGCGATCTTCGCGGCCAGCTCGGCTTGGTGCGGCCTGGCCGGCAACATCGGCCACCTGGTCGCAGCGCGGGCGGCGCAGGGCGTGGGCGCTGCGCTGCTGGTGCCGGGCAGCCTGGCGCTGCTGTCGGCCTCGTTCGATGCGAGCCGGCGCGGCAAGGCCATCGGCACCTGGTCCGGCGCCACCGCCATGACCACCGCACTCGGGCCCGTGGTGGGCGGCTGGCTGATCGAGCATCTGTCGTGGCGCGCGGCCTTCCTGGTCAACCTGCCGCTGGCGGTGGCGGTGCTGGCCATCGTGTTCTGGCGAGTGCCGGAAAGCCGCGCACCGCAACAAGCCGGGGGACTCGACTGGCCTGGCAGCCTGCTCGCCGCGCTGGGGTTGGGCGGCCTGGTCTACGGCCTGATCGAGTCGCCGGCGCTGGGCTGGGGCCACCCAGCCGTGTGGATGCCGCTTGCCGCCGGCCTCGTTGCGCTCGGCCTGTTCGTGCTGGTGGAGGCGCGCGTGGCCAACCCGGTCATGCCGCCCGCGCTGTTCCGCTCGCCCGCTTTCCTGGGCGCCAACCTGCTCACCTTGCTGCTTTACGCGGCACTTGGGGGCGGCCTGTTTTTCTTCCCGCTCAACCTGATCCAGGTGCAGGGCTATTCGTCGACGCAGGCCGGCGCCGCCCTGCTGCCGTTCATCCTGCTTATGTTCCTGCTGTCCGGCTGGGCCGGCGGGCTGGTGGACCGGCATGGTGCGCGCAAGCCGCTGATCGTGGGCCCGCTGGTTGCGGCAGCGGGTTTCGCGCTGTTTGCATTGCCCACGGCCGGCGCCAGCGGCGGCAGCTACTGGCTGACCTTCTTTCCCGCGGTGCTGGTGCTCGGCGCGGGCATGACGATCAGCGTGGCGCCACTGACCACCACGGTCATGAACGCGGTGCCGCCGGGCTCGGCCGGCACGGCGTCCGGCATCAACAACGCGGCGGCACGCGTGGCCACGCTGCTGGCGATTGCCGTGCTGGGGATCGTGATGGTGCGCGTGTTCGACTACCGGCTGGACCGCTCGCTTGGCCAGTCGGTGGCGAGCGGCGCGGTGTCGGCGCAGGTGGCACGGTCCGTGCGGGCGCAACGCGCGAAGCTCGCCGCCATCGCGCTGCCGGCGGCCACGGACCCGCAGGCGAAAGCGGCCGTCCGGCAAGCGGTGGATGGCGCCTTCGTGGCAGGCTTTCGCTGGGTCATGCTGCTGTCGGCGCTGCTGGCTGCTAGCGGGGCGGCATGCGCCTGGGTTTTCCTGAGCCCGGCGCGCGGCAAGACCGGCACCGGGAATGCTGGCAGCTAG